In the genome of Enterococcus hirae ATCC 9790, one region contains:
- a CDS encoding glycoside hydrolase family 125 protein — translation MAYKDIPKSVQQFMDEITAKCGEEHADWATNFSAAFANTLLTTVKRHEDGTTFLLTGDIPAMWLRDSTAQVRPYLVIAKEDEDLASMISGLVKKQFEYINIDPYANAFNEEANGAGHQSDHTEMNDWIWERKYEIDSLCYPIQLAYLLYKNTGRTDQLNDSFVEGIKKALHVFKTEQDHNQSPYTFERDTTRKEDTLVNDGRGSTVAPTGMTWSGFRPSDDACQYGYLVPSNMFAVVVLGYIEEIFTNILTEETSSKAILEEAKRLKEDIQKGIEDHALTKNQQGETIYAYEVDGLGNASIMDDSNVPNLIAAPYLGYCSTTDEQYLATRKTLLSKENPYFYEGKYAKGIGSSHTPENYIWPIALAMEGMTTEDKEEKKRILDLLVATDAGTHLMHEGFDVDDPNNYTREWFSWANMMFCELVMDYFDIRVAK, via the coding sequence ATGGCATATAAAGATATACCGAAGTCAGTTCAACAGTTTATGGATGAAATTACTGCAAAATGTGGGGAAGAGCATGCAGATTGGGCAACGAATTTCTCTGCTGCCTTTGCTAATACATTGTTAACGACAGTCAAAAGGCATGAAGACGGGACGACTTTCTTATTAACTGGTGATATTCCAGCGATGTGGTTGCGTGACTCCACCGCTCAAGTCCGTCCATATTTAGTCATTGCAAAAGAAGATGAAGACTTAGCTTCGATGATTAGTGGGCTTGTCAAAAAACAATTTGAATATATCAACATCGATCCATATGCAAACGCATTCAATGAAGAAGCAAATGGAGCGGGGCATCAAAGTGACCATACTGAAATGAATGATTGGATCTGGGAGCGTAAATATGAAATCGATTCCTTATGTTATCCTATCCAATTAGCTTACTTATTATATAAGAACACTGGTCGAACGGACCAATTGAATGATTCGTTTGTTGAAGGAATCAAAAAAGCCTTACATGTCTTCAAAACCGAACAAGATCACAATCAATCTCCTTATACTTTCGAAAGAGATACGACGAGGAAAGAAGATACCTTAGTCAACGACGGGCGTGGAAGTACAGTTGCACCAACTGGAATGACTTGGTCTGGTTTTCGTCCAAGCGATGATGCGTGTCAATATGGCTACCTCGTTCCTTCAAATATGTTTGCTGTAGTAGTGCTGGGTTATATTGAAGAAATCTTTACGAACATTCTCACGGAAGAAACAAGTAGTAAAGCAATCCTTGAAGAAGCCAAACGTTTAAAAGAAGATATCCAAAAAGGAATCGAAGACCATGCGTTGACTAAAAACCAACAAGGAGAAACCATCTATGCTTATGAAGTTGATGGATTAGGAAACGCTTCTATTATGGATGACAGTAATGTACCTAATTTGATTGCTGCTCCGTATTTAGGTTACTGTTCTACCACAGATGAACAATATTTGGCAACGAGAAAAACGTTACTAAGTAAAGAGAACCCTTACTTCTATGAAGGGAAATATGCAAAAGGGATCGGATCATCTCACACTCCAGAAAATTACATCTGGCCGATTGCATTAGCGATGGAAGGGATGACCACTGAAGATAAAGAAGAGAAAAAGCGGATTTTAGATTTATTAGTTGCGACAGATGCTGGTACACATTTGATGCACGAGGGGTTTGATGTCGATGATCCAAACAACTACACCAGAGAATGGTTCTCTTGGGCGAACATGATGTTTTGTGAATTAGTGATGGATTACTTTGATATTCGAGTAGCGAAATAG
- a CDS encoding alpha-mannosidase, with protein MKKKVYIISHSHWDREWYMAYEQHHMRLVELMDDLLELFETDPDFNSFHLDGQTIILDDYLQVRPEKKEAVQRAIDAGKLRIGPFYILQDDFLISSEANVRNMLIGMEESKKWGTPVMLGYFPDTFGNMGQTPQMMKQAGLSAAAFGRGVKPIGFDNQVLEAENYSSQYSEMWWKGPDSTEIFGLLFANWYSNGNEIPAEKEKARAFWDQKLADAEQYASTDHLLMMNGVDHQPVQKDVTAAIKLANELYPEYEFIHSNFVDYLAAVQKDLPEELGSVEGELTSQETDGWYTLANTASARVYLKQWNTKVQRQIENIAEPLATMAYEVTGKYPHDQLDYAWKTLMQNHPHDSICGCSVDSVHREMMTRFEKADEVGKYLAEEAIKQLAQAIDTSSLPAKSYPFLVMNTAGSAKTGEAEITIELERKCFAEGIPEKLYEELEKQPPKSYHVETSNGEEVPASLSETFVTFDYDLPKDRFRIPYMARKITVTLPVSEMPAFSWNTYVLIEGKAKEEKETMIQNDGRVLENQQVRLEIKSNGTLTLKDKSTGKQLDELLTFEDVGDIGNEYIFKQPENDQPILSKEIDQSTVEVVTDTSELAQVKVTQELLIPVAADERLAKEQQMVIEFRHRKAGRSKEKRVLEVTTVITLRKDSKKIDFETKVNNQMDDHRLRVLFPTKLHVKQHQADSIFEVVTRPNDVSSSWENPTNPQHQQAFVHLEGNDYGVTVGNYGLNEYEVIDDSVIAVTLLRCVGELGDWGYFPTPEAQCHGVHCFNYSIEVHQPEEKFASYHHAYSAQIPFSTTQMAIQTGTLPAENSYLTCEGETFAITALKRSKFSDKVVVRGFNLSGLDSPLQITKNGKQGELLNLLEETVEQTIAPTVRPYEIRTIGFEEE; from the coding sequence ATGAAAAAGAAAGTATATATCATTTCACACAGTCATTGGGATCGTGAATGGTACATGGCTTATGAACAGCATCATATGCGTTTAGTCGAATTGATGGATGATCTTTTGGAATTATTTGAAACCGATCCAGATTTCAATAGTTTCCATTTAGATGGACAAACGATTATCTTAGATGATTATTTACAAGTACGTCCAGAAAAGAAAGAAGCGGTGCAACGAGCAATTGATGCGGGTAAATTAAGGATCGGTCCTTTTTATATTTTACAAGATGATTTCTTGATCAGTTCAGAAGCGAATGTCCGTAATATGTTGATTGGAATGGAAGAAAGTAAGAAGTGGGGAACGCCTGTGATGCTCGGTTATTTCCCGGATACTTTTGGAAATATGGGGCAAACACCACAAATGATGAAACAAGCAGGACTTTCAGCTGCTGCTTTTGGACGAGGCGTAAAACCAATTGGCTTTGATAATCAAGTCTTGGAAGCAGAAAATTATTCTTCTCAATATTCTGAAATGTGGTGGAAAGGACCAGATAGCACAGAAATCTTTGGGTTACTGTTTGCCAATTGGTACAGTAATGGAAATGAGATCCCGGCTGAAAAAGAGAAAGCAAGAGCCTTTTGGGACCAAAAGCTGGCAGATGCAGAGCAATACGCATCAACCGATCATCTGTTGATGATGAATGGAGTGGATCATCAACCGGTTCAAAAGGATGTAACAGCAGCAATCAAATTAGCGAATGAATTATATCCAGAGTATGAATTTATCCATTCCAATTTTGTCGATTATCTTGCAGCGGTGCAAAAGGACTTGCCAGAAGAACTTGGTTCCGTTGAGGGAGAGTTGACCAGTCAGGAAACAGATGGCTGGTATACGTTAGCGAATACTGCTTCAGCACGTGTCTATTTAAAACAATGGAATACTAAAGTTCAAAGACAAATTGAAAATATTGCTGAGCCATTAGCAACGATGGCTTATGAAGTTACTGGTAAATACCCCCATGATCAATTAGATTATGCGTGGAAAACGTTGATGCAAAATCATCCACATGACAGTATTTGCGGGTGTTCGGTTGATTCTGTCCATCGAGAAATGATGACACGTTTTGAAAAAGCAGATGAAGTAGGGAAGTATTTAGCAGAAGAAGCGATCAAACAACTTGCCCAAGCGATCGACACTAGCAGCTTACCAGCAAAAAGCTATCCTTTCTTAGTTATGAACACGGCTGGATCAGCAAAGACTGGTGAAGCAGAAATAACGATTGAGTTAGAAAGAAAATGTTTTGCAGAAGGAATACCTGAGAAATTATATGAAGAATTAGAAAAGCAACCACCAAAAAGCTATCATGTAGAAACATCCAATGGTGAAGAAGTCCCTGCATCACTATCAGAAACATTTGTGACGTTTGATTATGATCTGCCAAAAGATCGGTTTAGGATTCCTTACATGGCGAGAAAAATCACGGTCACTTTACCAGTGAGCGAAATGCCAGCTTTTTCTTGGAACACGTATGTATTAATAGAAGGAAAAGCTAAAGAAGAAAAAGAGACGATGATCCAAAACGATGGACGAGTATTAGAAAATCAACAAGTTCGGCTAGAGATCAAATCGAATGGCACCTTGACGTTGAAAGACAAATCAACGGGCAAACAACTAGATGAATTATTGACATTCGAAGATGTTGGGGATATTGGAAATGAATATATCTTCAAACAGCCTGAAAATGACCAACCTATTTTATCAAAGGAAATTGATCAAAGTACCGTAGAAGTCGTAACTGATACGAGTGAATTAGCACAAGTAAAAGTTACCCAGGAATTATTGATCCCAGTAGCTGCGGATGAACGTTTAGCAAAAGAACAACAGATGGTCATTGAGTTTCGTCACCGTAAAGCAGGTCGTTCAAAAGAAAAGCGTGTGTTAGAAGTAACAACTGTTATCACTTTAAGAAAAGACAGCAAAAAAATCGACTTTGAAACAAAAGTGAATAATCAAATGGATGATCATCGCTTACGTGTGTTGTTCCCAACAAAGTTACATGTGAAACAACATCAAGCTGATAGTATTTTTGAAGTGGTTACCCGTCCCAATGATGTATCAAGTAGTTGGGAAAATCCAACAAATCCACAGCATCAACAGGCGTTCGTTCATTTAGAAGGAAACGATTATGGCGTAACAGTTGGCAATTATGGATTAAATGAATATGAAGTGATCGATGACAGTGTGATTGCGGTGACTTTACTACGTTGTGTAGGGGAATTAGGAGATTGGGGATATTTTCCAACACCAGAAGCCCAATGTCATGGGGTACATTGCTTTAACTACAGTATCGAAGTGCATCAGCCAGAAGAAAAATTTGCTAGTTACCATCATGCTTATAGCGCACAGATTCCTTTTTCTACCACGCAAATGGCGATTCAAACAGGAACCTTGCCAGCTGAAAACAGCTATTTAACTTGCGAAGGGGAAACGTTTGCAATTACTGCTTTGAAACGAAGTAAATTTAGTGATAAAGTAGTGGTGCGTGGGTTTAATCTGTCCGGTCTTGATTCACCATTACAAATCACTAAAAATGGGAAACAAGGGGAATTATTGAATCTGCTAGAAGAAACAGTTGAGCAAACGATTGCTCCGACCGTTAGACCTTATGAAATTCGGACAATCGGATTCGAGGAGGAATAA
- a CDS encoding ROK family protein, whose amino-acid sequence MYGGIEAGGTKFICAVSNEGVIVERVSIPTTTPEKTLKQVFDFFDQYELEALGIGSFGPIGIDKNADNYGYVLATPKPGWGNYNFLGSIQERYGIPMAWTTDVNAAAYGELLKGAAQGKKSCIYLTVGTGIGAGVVLEGDIFSGLAHPEMGHIWVKRHPEDTYEGTCPYHKDCLEGLAAGPSIEARTGIKGQELPQDHPIWDIQAYYIAQALINYTLTLAPEKIILGGGVMNQDHLLHKIRQQFVELMGGYMETPQVDEYIVRWGLPNESGIIGSLLLAEKEHGKQ is encoded by the coding sequence ATGTATGGTGGAATAGAAGCAGGGGGAACAAAATTCATCTGTGCCGTTTCAAATGAAGGCGTTATCGTAGAAAGAGTAAGTATTCCTACAACTACACCTGAAAAAACACTAAAGCAAGTATTTGATTTTTTTGATCAATATGAACTAGAGGCGTTAGGGATCGGTTCGTTTGGTCCGATCGGTATTGATAAAAATGCCGATAATTATGGGTATGTTTTGGCAACACCTAAACCTGGATGGGGAAACTACAATTTTTTAGGCAGCATCCAAGAACGTTACGGGATTCCGATGGCTTGGACGACAGATGTGAATGCAGCAGCTTACGGCGAATTGCTAAAAGGAGCCGCACAAGGGAAAAAGAGTTGTATTTATTTGACTGTCGGTACAGGGATCGGTGCCGGTGTGGTCCTTGAAGGAGATATTTTTTCTGGACTTGCCCACCCAGAAATGGGGCATATATGGGTAAAACGTCATCCAGAGGATACCTATGAAGGAACATGTCCTTACCACAAAGATTGTTTGGAGGGGTTAGCGGCTGGACCTTCAATTGAGGCACGAACTGGAATCAAAGGCCAAGAACTTCCTCAAGATCATCCAATATGGGACATCCAAGCCTATTATATTGCTCAAGCATTGATCAATTATACGTTGACGTTAGCTCCTGAAAAAATCATTTTAGGTGGCGGAGTGATGAATCAAGACCATTTGTTGCATAAAATTCGACAACAATTCGTTGAGTTAATGGGTGGGTACATGGAAACGCCACAAGTAGATGAGTACATTGTACGCTGGGGTCTGCCGAATGAGAGTGGAATTATTGGCAGCTTGCTTTTAGCAGAAAAAGAACATGGTAAGCAATAA
- a CDS encoding RluA family pseudouridine synthase: MEITITLPDTQPTTTIRELLEQEWLVPRKVRHFLRIRKNVWINQEPALFHFEVHAGDHITLRFEETDYQYQEVQLGKASFVQPLYEDDHLLIVNKPAGMKTHPNEPTENDTLLNHLAAYLKKKEQRPYVVHRLDKETSGAILFAKNPFVLPILGRMLEQKKIYRRYQALVWGTIKEDLILKDKIGRDRHDRRKRVVDPYKGQTALTHVSVDQVLNGQTQVYCVLETGRTHQIRVHLSHIGHPIVGDPLYQTRPANRLMLHALELHMSHPFTQETIVAKALPGLW; this comes from the coding sequence ATGGAAATCACGATCACGTTACCTGACACTCAGCCAACAACCACCATTCGAGAATTATTAGAACAAGAATGGCTCGTTCCAAGAAAAGTCCGCCACTTTTTACGTATAAGAAAAAATGTGTGGATCAATCAAGAACCTGCCTTGTTTCATTTTGAAGTCCACGCTGGTGATCATATTACGTTACGTTTTGAAGAAACTGATTATCAATACCAAGAAGTCCAATTGGGTAAAGCTTCCTTTGTCCAACCATTATATGAAGACGATCATTTACTCATTGTCAATAAACCCGCCGGCATGAAAACTCATCCGAATGAACCAACCGAAAATGATACTTTATTGAATCACTTAGCTGCGTATTTAAAGAAAAAAGAGCAACGCCCTTATGTCGTGCATCGATTGGACAAAGAAACAAGTGGTGCAATTTTATTTGCTAAAAATCCCTTTGTTTTACCTATCCTAGGCAGAATGTTGGAACAAAAGAAGATTTATCGACGATACCAAGCACTTGTCTGGGGAACAATCAAAGAGGATTTGATTTTAAAAGATAAAATCGGTCGTGATCGGCACGATCGCAGAAAACGGGTGGTAGATCCTTATAAAGGTCAAACGGCTCTCACACATGTTTCCGTTGATCAAGTATTGAATGGTCAGACTCAGGTTTACTGTGTCTTGGAAACCGGACGTACCCATCAAATCAGGGTCCATCTCTCTCACATTGGTCATCCCATCGTCGGGGATCCACTTTACCAAACACGGCCTGCGAACCGTCTCATGCTCCATGCGTTAGAATTACACATGTCTCATCCTTTCACGCAAGAAACCATTGTAGCAAAAGCCCTCCCTGGTTTATGGTAA
- a CDS encoding PBP1A family penicillin-binding protein — MDFQSILSKIKAALISFWHWIKPYLGRFHRWRKRIWKKYHINKLILLIGLICVLIVSIYLFILAKQANVSTLKSGLSQSTVIYDKKNEEAGTLYAQKGTYVELNAISPDIQNAVISTEDRNFYQHHGFDIKGIARAAVRMVLSGGTSGGGGSTITQQLAKNAYLTLDQTFDRKAKELFLAIEIEKKYSKEEILTMYLNNAYFGNGVWGVQDASRKYFGVDANQVNLAEAATLAGMLKGPGIYNPIDHPENANNRKNTVLSVMEENGKITKQQYQTESKVDIKQYVKDTYDNSESGYRYPYYFDAVIDEAVNDYGLDEEDVMNKGYKIYTSLDQNYQKQLETTYQNNALFPANAADGAMVQSASVALDPKTGGVEALVGRRGEHVFRGFSFATQMKRSPGSTIKPLSVYAPALEAGYTPASILKDEPLSYYKAHNYDGTYRGEVPMYQAVAESLNLPAVWLLHEIGLQKGYDKAEEFGLPLSKSDKYYGLALGGLAKGVSPLTMAGAYSAFANAGKMYKPHLITKIVDSTGAVIVDKINEKPKQVISEETANQMTSMLLGTFSNGTAVAAKPAGYTVAGKTGTTETNFDPTKANDQWIVGYTPNVVISTWMGYEESSELHYLAGTSGNVVGKVFKSAAEGILPYTEQEPFPVADAYATGGKVVPADQVNNNTQTNENSEQWKENLNKYGEQAKDGLKNIGDMVKEGVRGLGEAAKDLWRKYQGQ, encoded by the coding sequence ATGGATTTTCAAAGCATTTTAAGTAAAATAAAAGCTGCTTTGATCAGTTTTTGGCATTGGATTAAACCTTATTTAGGGCGATTCCATCGATGGCGAAAACGTATATGGAAAAAGTATCATATCAATAAACTGATCCTATTGATTGGCTTGATCTGTGTATTGATCGTCAGTATCTATCTTTTTATTTTAGCAAAACAGGCAAATGTCTCCACATTAAAATCGGGGCTAAGTCAGTCTACCGTTATCTATGATAAAAAGAATGAAGAAGCAGGCACCCTTTATGCTCAAAAAGGGACTTATGTGGAATTGAATGCAATCTCTCCAGATATCCAAAATGCGGTTATCTCAACTGAAGATCGCAATTTTTATCAGCATCATGGATTTGATATCAAAGGGATCGCTCGGGCAGCAGTTCGGATGGTCCTTTCAGGTGGCACTTCTGGTGGAGGTGGGAGTACAATTACCCAACAATTAGCTAAAAATGCTTATTTGACACTTGATCAAACTTTTGACCGTAAAGCAAAAGAATTATTTTTAGCCATTGAAATTGAAAAGAAATACAGCAAAGAAGAGATTTTGACCATGTATCTCAACAATGCTTATTTTGGAAATGGGGTATGGGGCGTACAAGATGCTTCAAGGAAATACTTTGGGGTAGATGCTAATCAGGTTAATTTAGCAGAAGCGGCAACGTTAGCTGGGATGCTTAAAGGTCCGGGTATCTATAATCCGATCGATCATCCAGAAAATGCAAACAATCGAAAAAACACCGTATTGAGTGTCATGGAAGAAAACGGCAAGATCACGAAACAACAATACCAAACGGAAAGCAAAGTGGATATCAAACAATACGTGAAAGATACGTATGATAATTCGGAATCAGGCTATCGCTATCCTTATTACTTTGATGCCGTGATTGATGAAGCAGTCAATGATTATGGTTTAGATGAAGAAGATGTGATGAACAAAGGATACAAAATCTATACATCACTTGATCAAAATTATCAAAAACAATTAGAAACAACGTATCAAAACAATGCACTATTTCCGGCAAATGCTGCGGATGGGGCGATGGTTCAATCCGCATCAGTCGCATTAGATCCTAAAACTGGTGGAGTTGAGGCGCTGGTAGGGCGACGTGGGGAACATGTTTTCCGAGGATTTAGTTTTGCAACACAAATGAAACGTTCTCCTGGCTCAACGATCAAACCATTGAGTGTGTATGCACCAGCGTTAGAAGCGGGATACACCCCAGCAAGTATTTTGAAAGATGAACCATTATCTTATTATAAAGCTCATAATTACGACGGAACGTACCGTGGTGAAGTACCGATGTATCAGGCGGTTGCTGAAAGTTTGAATCTTCCTGCTGTATGGTTGCTTCATGAAATCGGTCTTCAAAAAGGTTATGATAAAGCAGAAGAATTTGGATTGCCTCTATCGAAATCAGATAAGTATTATGGTTTAGCATTAGGTGGTTTAGCTAAGGGAGTTTCGCCGTTAACGATGGCTGGAGCTTACAGTGCATTTGCTAACGCTGGTAAAATGTATAAACCACATCTGATTACTAAAATCGTGGATTCAACGGGTGCAGTAATTGTTGATAAGATCAATGAAAAACCTAAACAAGTCATTTCAGAAGAAACAGCTAATCAAATGACTTCAATGCTGCTTGGGACTTTTTCTAATGGGACGGCCGTTGCAGCTAAACCGGCTGGTTACACAGTCGCAGGGAAAACAGGAACGACTGAAACCAATTTTGATCCTACCAAAGCTAACGATCAATGGATTGTTGGCTATACACCTAATGTCGTGATTTCAACTTGGATGGGATATGAAGAGTCTAGTGAATTGCATTATTTAGCAGGAACAAGTGGGAATGTGGTTGGTAAAGTCTTCAAATCGGCCGCAGAAGGCATTCTTCCTTATACCGAGCAAGAGCCTTTCCCAGTAGCAGATGCATATGCGACTGGCGGAAAAGTAGTCCCTGCTGATCAAGTCAATAATAATACGCAAACCAATGAGAACTCAGAACAATGGAAAGAAAATCTGAATAAATACGGGGAACAAGCTAAAGATGGGCTGAAAAATATCGGTGATATGGTAAAAGAAGGCGTAAGAGGTTTAGGTGAAGCTGCGAAAGATCTCTGGCGGAAATATCAAGGACAGTAA
- a CDS encoding YlbF family regulator: MSNIYDSANQIEREIRELQEFKALEEAYAKVKANEEAHRLFKDFQAMQIELQEKQMSGQEFSDEDAMKAQEMAMKIQSEEVINDLMQKEQQFSTIINDLNRIIMTPVRDLYSE, encoded by the coding sequence ATGTCAAATATTTATGATAGCGCAAATCAAATCGAACGCGAGATTCGCGAATTGCAAGAATTCAAAGCTTTAGAAGAAGCCTATGCAAAAGTTAAAGCAAATGAAGAAGCACATCGTCTATTCAAAGATTTCCAAGCGATGCAAATCGAATTGCAAGAAAAACAAATGAGCGGGCAAGAATTTAGCGATGAAGATGCAATGAAAGCGCAAGAAATGGCAATGAAAATTCAATCAGAAGAAGTGATCAATGATTTGATGCAAAAAGAACAACAATTTAGCACGATCATCAATGACTTGAATCGCATCATCATGACACCAGTTAGAGATTTATACAGCGAATAA